The bacterium genome contains the following window.
CATTCTTCCGGCGGCAAAAGGTGATAATAGTGTTCCTATTATCTGGGCAAATATCATTTTTACTAGATACGGCATTCTACTGAATATTACAGCAAATATCTTTGGAAAAAGTTTTTTTCCATATTTACTGTAATATAAAAAACTTCTGATTATGTCAGATGGCACAATTTCAGATTTTATTACTATTTTATTAAAACCAATTTTTATTAATAATTTTTCAATACCTAATTTTGTAAAATGTACTCTGTGCCTTGGAAGGTCAAGCCCTGACGATAATTTTCCAAAAAGTTTAAATTCTTGTGAATCAAATCGCGGTACTTTAATAAACATACAACCATTATCGTCAATTCCGTTATGGTAAATATTTTTCAAACAACCCAAAAAATCATTAAGATGTTCTAATGTATGTCTGATAACTATTACGTGATATTTTTTTTTAAATATTATATCCGACGCATATCTCTGCTGTAGTATAATTCCGTAATTTTGTTTTGCATATTCTACACCGCTCTTACTAGGTTCAATACCTTCAACATGAAATCCTTTTTTTTTTGCTTCATTTAAAAATTCGCCTCTCCCAGATCCGATTTCAAATAACGAACAATTTGTTTTACCTACTATTTTTCTAATTATTTTTAGGTCACTTCTATATTTTTTTGTTTGAAGCCATGCAGGGAACGATTTTTTAGGTTTATATGCTTCATAATCTTTGGGATAGTAATCTGAGAGTTCTTCATTGGTCATTGGAGGAACAGATATTCCTATTTCACAATTGTTGCAATAAACAATTCCAAATGTCGGAGAATTACCGTTCAAGATAAAATAGTCTTTTCCATCGTTAATGATAACCCTGCATTCTGAATTGCAAACTGGACAAGGATAATTAAAATTCATATATACTCCTTATGCTTTTCTTAAATTATTCTCTGAGGTTTACTTTTTGGAGAAATGATCCTATAAGCATTCATTATTCTCTTAGCTACACTGTCCCACGAATATTCATCAACAGCTTTTTTTCTTAGTTTCTCTCCTAAAACTTGTCTAAGATTTTCATCCTTTAAAAGTTTCTTTATTCCATTGGCAAGTGAGATTGGATCTTCTTTTTTGGCATAGATTCCAAGATCGCCTAATGTTTCTTTGCTCATATTCCTATCTGAACAAACAATAGGTAATCTCATGGCCATATAATTGTATAACTTACCATCAGCCTCTGATTCTGCAATTTTTGGAGCCACTGCAATATCTCCTAAAGCAAGATACATGGGTGCTTCTTTATAATTTATTTTACCAGTGAAAGTAATGTTACCTAATATTCCATATTTCTCGGCAACCATCTTGTAAAATTCAACATTCGGATAACCCATTATTAAAAAGTGAACATCATTTATATCTTTTAGAATATATGGTATTGCTTCAAGCAACCAATCAACTCCCTGATATTTTGCCAAAAGGCCCATATAAACTACTACTTTCTTATTCTTTGAAAGATTTAGGCTATTACGTAAGTTTTCTACATCATAACCTGGTCTAAAAATATCCGTATCAACACCATCCATAGAGAGCAGTACCTTCTCTTTATTTATCTTAAACTCATTTATAATTTGATCTTTCATTTGCGTGGATTGAGTA
Protein-coding sequences here:
- a CDS encoding class I SAM-dependent methyltransferase, which codes for MNFNYPCPVCNSECRVIINDGKDYFILNGNSPTFGIVYCNNCEIGISVPPMTNEELSDYYPKDYEAYKPKKSFPAWLQTKKYRSDLKIIRKIVGKTNCSLFEIGSGRGEFLNEAKKKGFHVEGIEPSKSGVEYAKQNYGIILQQRYASDIIFKKKYHVIVIRHTLEHLNDFLGCLKNIYHNGIDDNGCMFIKVPRFDSQEFKLFGKLSSGLDLPRHRVHFTKLGIEKLLIKIGFNKIVIKSEIVPSDIIRSFLYYSKYGKKLFPKIFAVIFSRMPYLVKMIFAQIIGTLLSPFAAGRMIITARKS
- a CDS encoding glycosyltransferase family 4 protein — protein: MYKILMIAPTPFFADRGCHTQIYEEIKSLQKLGNEIVLCTYHSGRDMEGVNIKRTINIPWYKKLEAGPSYHKFYVDILLLYKSLAVAKKFKPDIIHGHLHEGAFIGYFVSKYTKKPLLFDFQGSLVSELKAHNFISEGTTFYKLMYFFEKKILSKSNLIITQSTQMKDQIINEFKINKEKVLLSMDGVDTDIFRPGYDVENLRNSLNLSKNKKVVVYMGLLAKYQGVDWLLEAIPYILKDINDVHFLIMGYPNVEFYKMVAEKYGILGNITFTGKINYKEAPMYLALGDIAVAPKIAESEADGKLYNYMAMRLPIVCSDRNMSKETLGDLGIYAKKEDPISLANGIKKLLKDENLRQVLGEKLRKKAVDEYSWDSVAKRIMNAYRIISPKSKPQRII